From Candidatus Ancaeobacter aquaticus, one genomic window encodes:
- the ispE gene encoding 4-(cytidine 5'-diphospho)-2-C-methyl-D-erythritol kinase translates to MKSLSVLSPAKINLFLEVLCKRADSYHDIKTIITPIDLKDTIHLSINHESRIILTTDSPHVPAGKSNLAYRAAKLFYKKIGVKKPGIDIYIEKRIPIAAGLGGGSSNAASTLLGLNKLYKKPLDAYQLFRIAETIGCDVPFFLQRKTAVCIGKGTEIVPLPVSVQFWCVLITPKADNSFRIYDLSHQGVGKTQVIYNGLNLGLTKDIRDISMLSYALESKNIKDIGATLYNRLEKVAYERAPLLKRIKRDCMLLGAEGALLSGSGPTVYCIAQTRDKALHIKKSLEKKYTDAFNIFVVKAGL, encoded by the coding sequence ATGAAAAGTCTATCTGTCCTTTCACCTGCCAAAATAAATCTTTTTCTGGAAGTGTTATGCAAGCGTGCTGATTCGTACCATGATATTAAAACGATCATTACGCCTATTGATCTGAAAGATACAATTCATCTGAGCATTAATCATGAAAGCCGAATAATTCTAACAACTGATTCTCCTCATGTTCCAGCCGGGAAAAGTAACCTTGCATACCGCGCCGCCAAATTATTTTATAAAAAAATAGGAGTAAAGAAACCCGGTATTGATATATATATTGAAAAAAGGATTCCCATTGCGGCCGGTCTTGGAGGGGGAAGCAGTAATGCCGCAAGCACGCTTTTGGGATTGAATAAACTCTACAAAAAACCTCTCGACGCATATCAGCTTTTTCGGATCGCTGAAACAATCGGGTGTGATGTGCCCTTCTTCTTGCAGAGAAAAACTGCCGTTTGTATTGGTAAAGGAACTGAAATTGTGCCACTACCGGTATCGGTACAATTCTGGTGTGTTTTAATCACACCAAAAGCAGACAATTCTTTTCGTATTTATGATCTGTCTCATCAAGGGGTTGGCAAAACACAAGTCATCTATAACGGACTAAATTTGGGCTTGACAAAGGACATCCGTGATATTAGTATGCTATCCTATGCGTTAGAGTCTAAAAACATAAAAGATATTGGTGCGACGTTATATAATCGCTTGGAAAAGGTTGCATATGAGCGAGCGCCGCTATTAAAACGCATAAAACGTGATTGTATGCTCTTAGGAGCTGAGGGGGCCCTTTTAAGCGGTAGTGGCCCTACTGTATATTGCATAGCACAAACCAGAGACAAGGCGCTTCATATTAAGAAATCGTTGGAGAAAAAATATACGGATGCGTTTAATATCTTTGTTGTCAAAGCTGGCTTGTAG
- a CDS encoding SpoVG family protein: MEITEVRVHLRNKSDRDSKLRAFVTVTFDNAFVVRDLKVIDGKKGLFVAMPSIKVTELCPKCRRKNPIRNRYCGDCGEKLDIPQNNPADDKQREEHRDIAHPINAEMRDYIQKKVLEAYEKEAGSISQPVDTVDTDEHFDE, encoded by the coding sequence ATGGAAATTACCGAGGTGAGAGTGCATTTGAGGAATAAGTCTGATCGAGACAGTAAATTAAGGGCGTTTGTGACCGTGACGTTTGATAATGCATTTGTGGTAAGGGATCTCAAAGTTATTGATGGTAAAAAAGGACTTTTTGTGGCAATGCCATCTATTAAGGTGACTGAACTATGCCCAAAATGCCGAAGAAAAAATCCAATTCGTAATAGATATTGCGGTGATTGCGGTGAAAAGCTTGACATCCCGCAAAATAACCCGGCTGATGATAAACAAAGAGAAGAACATCGAGATATTGCTCATCCGATTAATGCTGAGATGAGAGATTATATACAGAAGAAAGTTTTGGAAGCATACGAAAAAGAAGCAGGTAGTATAAGTCAACCGGTCGATACTGTCGATACCGATGAACATTTTGATGAATAG